From the genome of Nicotiana tabacum cultivar K326 chromosome 17, ASM71507v2, whole genome shotgun sequence:
tcataatgcttcatttactcttttCTTATTGTCCTGTTAGTATCTTTGTCTATTAccttattctaaaaacttcaacaaaatattcctTCACTTTTTTCTCCCCTTTCTACATCTAACTGGCACTTCAGGTCGCCTAATATTCTCTTTTTACTATGGgcgagagtcatactaaggtaaatatttatcccttttagGATTTCACTACATGTATTCTGATATTGAAcgttctagtattcatatctgactgtactattctagagtgcaccatctggtatGCACGATCTAATAGGACCTCAAACAGGGGCACGTCGTCAAGAATTTTCTCTGTACTAATGCCCTTACCTGCTGCTATATTAGCCCTCTGGCTAGCAGTAATTTTTCTAATTGGAAGCATCTCTATATCATAAGAAAACATAAGTCTTGGctcgaactcttatgactcagctctatagcacgatttggatttgaaagaagggtaacagactcctaaatgccttgtagcttctTGTTTATAtgatgtggtgcacaacacatctataaacaatgctctactagacacggctccctAGGATaaaattgctctgataccaaaattgtcacaccccaaactcgAAGAGGCTTGACCGGCACCCGATGTCATACTCTTCCCAAGCATACCACTCTATAACTGTGAACTATGACGGGTTAACCCAtgacttaggccgatgaggccatattctgaatcatctgaaaataatatctctctcatctgaggggtaaacatacccaaaagctcatatacaTAATTGTGCAAGCTGACGAGGCCACCATGAACATCTATAACCAGAAATACCAAACTAAACATACACACAAAGCTAGTAAGGCCACCATACTAACATACAAATATACAGGacatgtctacaaacctctagaAATAACaaaactgtatcatggtcgggacaggccCTCGACccacccatcaaacctgtatatatataatggactcctagatctagacctggtaactacgaggaagtggagcttaccaaccgagctgatgtttgactctgtctattgggaaggtctatccagctgtctatcaggacctgcaggcataaaatgcagcgtcccagcaaaagggacgttagtgcgaaataacgtaccgagtatgtaaggcaacagaataattGATAGctaaaactaaactgataatataataattgaaagtaatTAGGattcaaagataatctgaagatttgcttacctactgatactgactcaactctctcaatatagtaagtaaaatagttgtctggccttataaggctcggtatgtgtaactgctctaccgtagtatgCTCGCTTAtgggcgctcggccatactaagctctgtatctcggccattctgggctcgtccataggcgttcggccacagtaggctcggtatataacttaccatctaatcagaggttgcccaataggggcctgcctaccgattatagctcgatgtggtgaaattaccagggcatcatGGTGCGATAGTAGAAGTCCATCGGCATCTTTTTCTGGGAAGGTGATGTCATCCTCGGCGACTTCTCAGAGTCTCTTGCTATGAGTCACTAATacctttgtcttttcttctaCCGAGAAGGTTACACCGTTGATCTCGTTTcccccgaaaatcatgttgatggTTAGTCGGGGGTTCTTCTCCTATCTTCGAGGGCTCTGCATTGTCCCGGCTCTGGCCGTAATAGTTCTTAGCCCTATCGCTTAAGAACTCTCTAAGATGGCCATTGTTCAACAACATTGCCACCTCCTTGCGtagatgtcggcagtccccaaTCCAGTGGCCGTTAGTCCCATGATACTCGCACCATAGATTAGAATCCCTCTAGCTGGGATCTGATATCATCGACCTTGGGAACCGCACTTCTTTGATGTTCCACATTGCCGATACCGTCTCCACTATGCTGTCATTGAAATTATATTCTGAAACCTGGGATAAGTGGAATCTCGGGGCCCCAAAAGCTCTTTGTCTTTCAATGACCTGTTATTCTGACCGTGGTTAGTTCCCCTATCGGGAGCGAACCTATCTGTCTATTGGAACCCTCTGTCACATCCTCCGGCCCTTTCGTAGGGCAAAAACGTTCCCTTAGAAGATCGTCAATCCGCATCAAAATCATCCTTCGATTTATCCATGTTTGTTTCTTGATCCTGACCCTTAGTTGATGCCGGGAACTCGAGTTGATCATCttctattcttattttgattcataACGGTTATGGACGTCTACCTACGTAGTTGCCTGGAACTCGAGCAGGCTCTCTTTCAGTTTTCAGGAGGTGTTGGAGCTCCTCGGGTTCAACCCTTTAGTAAATTCGTCGGCTGCCCATTCATCTGGCACGGCCGGTAGTAGCATCCTTTCTTTATGAAACCTAGTCACGAACTCACGCAGTAACTCGGAGCTTTTCTTTAAGATATCATGAATATATCCACCTTCCTTGCTTGGACCTTTCTTGCTCCAGCATTATCTTTGATAAACGAATCTACAAGCATCTTAAAGGAATCTATTGAGTGTTAGGGTAAGAATGAGTATCATGTCAGTGCCCCTTTCGTGAGGGTTTCTTTGAACTTCTTCAGCAGGACCGACTCAATTTTGTGTGGAACCAAGTCGTTTGTTTCACTGCCATTCTATAGGTGGTATGTGCTCTTGAGGGTCCGAAGTCCCATAATATCTTGGTAAATCTGGCATTTTGAAACCACTTCGAAATTAACTCAGGTGTTTTGCTCGGTTTGGCAACTGGTGTATTTATTTAAGTTCGGGCCCTTCAGCACATGTGGCACACCCGAATTTTGATCCATTCGGAcgtttatttccctcataaaccgcaTGAGCTCAGTTTTGAAGGGATCATTACTATTGTTGTTACCAGATCCGTTGTCGATCTCCCCGCCCCATCGAACTGGACCTCTTCTATTCGCGTTATTGGAAGCACCCGACAATACTTGCCTTAATTCTATCATGGCCTGGTCTTGCCGTGAGAGATGGCCCATGATGGCCTTTTGCTGTTCACTCAAGATCCTCACCGTTTCCGTAACGTGCTCGTCTTCGGCATCATCAGGACTTGCCTCTCATACGTGTCAGGAATATTGCCCGCCATGAACCGGTGTGGCTACGCCCTCCTCGTTGCGGGTGTCGCTGATCGAATCCTCGTGTTGAGATAGATTTTTTTATGCCTCAATGTTGTGTGTGATATTGACATCATTAGCTGCCatcttttatgatttttttctaagaaacaaagaatcaaaaagaTTAGTAATAGATGCATGAATCAACTCAATTATGCAATTGTCTAAGCCccatggtgggtgccaaactgcttacccgtaaaatggtatagttgaatttatagtgtgatttatagacaagcgaatcgatttgatcaaaaaataataaataaattaaataaaatgcaagacttagcATTGGAATCGAGATAAAGTAGCAGGTAGTTTGGTTTCGGGAGCAAGGCTTTCGAAGGCAATAATAAGAATAAAGTTAaatagaaaataaagtattattgatCTTGGAATAATGTTTTGCATAGGTTTGTCAGATTTTTTTGTATGTTGCAATTtctgttgaagtcactatttatagctttacctagggaacaaggtcctaggatcaaaccccatattaaatgacaataatgggggccattgatgaatatgtaacggcaaGTCATGAATGCCAAAATTTTCTATAACGAATGTGTATTTAATACTGAGAAATACTCTTCATTGAATGTCATCTGGTGGCAAATATTTGTTTACCCTCGTTGATAATGTTCCCTTCGGGGTTTACAGTATGCCAACCGAAGTTGTTGTCCTCAGTCTTGGTTTCCACTCGTTTCATCTTTCGTTTGTCCCCGGTTCCATGTGTCACTTTGTCATTTGAGTTTTATACAAATATAAGATTTCATCAATTCTCTTGCCAATAATCGATGCAATATGAGAGTTTGTATCGTAAAGTTGTCTTTGATATTTTCTATgttcttaaacttatttgtgattACTTTCttcatatctatggagtagttcttctatggaattttgatggatatgttgttttgagtgttgttTGTAGATTTAACTCTAGCTTAATTGCATGAATTCGTTTATGGTACTTTGAGTTGATTGCGAATTTGCTCACCAGTTTATTTAATAGAAAtaggaatattttggtgattaatTCTGAATTATTTGGTTTAGTTTAATTTagtgattcttctaagtaatcgagaTAGCTtcttgaattattgattaaaccaaGTTAGAAGAATATTCGAGAGATGTTTTCCTAAAGACTAGTCCATTAACgtgttcttgcatatcttcacagtgctTTATATCCTGTCTATTTTGTAAAGttcagatttaatcgagagaggaatctTGACCTTATGTTTAAGCTAATTATTGAGTGAATTCATAAGAAATAttagaacattagaagtgaatttaaaCATAGTTAGATCTCAAATAGCTATTCTACACCTATCATGTCGCGACCCTTATTTCTCATATTATTTACAACCCGTTTTAGGTCAACTCTCATTCTCTGTGATCAAGTCTAATTAGACATAatcataattttatttaaattcaatcccTCTGGAGATGATAATTTTACTATACTGTCTTTGGCTAGCGAGAACTAATTTTGTATTGTGCTTTGCGCTCGCCAAACCGTAATTACGAATAGTAATTAGATAAATTGTAGTTACTAGGCTCTAAACTATAGTATTTTATGAAAATTCCTCTATATTTTATCCAACAAAGCCCAAGACAAAATGAAAATTATTGTGACCACACTTCTGAACTAGTAGAACAAAGTTATCATTATACATTATTTTTCTATGCCGAGTGGAGTTATTATtacaaataaaaatcacaacaaaatcTTTTCTACCATAGATGGGAGAATCCCTGTCcactttctcttttatttatttagagaAAGAGACTTATTGGAGAAAACAACTAAGCATTATTGGTCAGATTAACGTTGCTCGATGAACGCATGGACTTGACGCATATAAGGATGGCGGCCCCAAAAcagagaatggaaagatattacaataGAAGAGAGaatctccgttatttcaaagtgggagattTGGTTTTAAgtaaagtaactcaaaacacccgaGAGCTCAACGCTGGAAAGCTAGGTGCAACGTGTGAAGGCCCTTACCGGGTTTCAGCAGTCACCGAGAAAGGATCATACGAATTGAAAAATCAAGACGGAGTAAAATTGCCGAGCAACTGGAATGTGAAACACGTCAAAAGATACTATTGTTGATGAACACCGCCTATACTAAAATCATATGCTgaactcttttttccttcgtccaATTTCCCTtctctctcctatgtcatttatcttccgtacttcttttgttagactctagtatatagagatactagttttcctcctgtagcttgtgacttatgatgttccaggttttgggaagactgtgtatttatagaatattggttattgtacatgccgagcggcattgttactagttatttagttatctactgctgttagttgccaagttttacttttatttttgttattttccgtaatttgttagacttacctagtcgtagagactaggtaccgtcacgacgtTATatggagggagtttgggtcgtgacaaagggtGTCTACcaattttaaccgatataatttgcacatataaacctagtacgtactcgtcacctcgcgtacatgattttcaatcacacaatttccacataagactcaatgcctaagggaaaattcccccacacaaagttaggcaagatacttacctttacggagttaggtcgatattccaaaatagccttcttgtttgaattgacctccggatacctcaaatctatctaaattaattgtataacttcattaaaattcatcaaaaataattccggataataaaacgtaaacttaaaatttcatatgaaaaggtcaaccaaaagtcaacgtaGGACCCGCCTCTCAGAACCTGACATAATTTTCACGAAATCCGAatatccattccgatacgagttcaatcataccaattttaccaaattttgataacaactcgacctccaaatcttaaattttcgttcttgaaaagttttgtaaaaatcttgatttcttccttttaaatccgaaataaatgatgaatataaccatagaatcatgaagtataatcattTTTGGATacagaatacttaccccaattcatatggtgaaaatcgcctaaaaaatcacttcaatctgagctccataactccaaatatgttaaaatggccgaaacccccCATTTTTAGAATCTGTCCAGGCAAGTTCCATTTGACATTTGAGACTTATAAATCGTATTTGACACATGCAACTTTGCCTTAACCCTAGAAAAACAGCATTAGTAGCCTTTAgtaaatcgatcataactttctttaTAGATGTCCAAATGATATATGGTTtcactttatggaaactagacactaagggctacaacttttatgttttgcttATCTCTCAATTCCTTATAAATtatgagatataagctcccaaattCAGCCCtatgcagcagaaatttctggcgatgcacactgctgtagccaaaatttGCAGTACAAGCCTTTAGTCAAtctatcataactttctgtacaaatgccCAAATGATAAATAGTTgatctttctgaaaactagaatcaaaggaatacaacttttatgctttgataatttccagattccttatagatttcgaaatataagcttccaaattcagcTCTGCGCATTAGAAATTTCGCACACTTATGTCAAAAATCAGTAGttaaaaatggcctaaaaataattcgaaactcacccgagcccctcgagaccccgtccgaacataccaacaagtctcaaaatatattatggacttaatcgaggcctcaaatcacatcaaataatgctaaaaacatgaatcacaccccaattcaagcctaatgaaactaagaaatttcaacttctatgtttgatactgaaacctatcaaatcaaatccgattgaccttaaattttgcacaaaagtaataaataacataacagacatgtttcaattttcagaatcgaattctgaccccgatatcaaaaagtcaactctcggtcaaacttccgaattctatttttccaactttcgccaaaatgcttcAATTTATTCTACGGAACTCCAAAtctaatttcgggcatacgcctaaatccgaaatcaccatacgaaactattggaataatcaaaagtccattccgaagtcgtttgctcaacagtcaaactccggtcaacgcttttcatttaagcttcaaaaatgagaattattctttcaatttaattctgaatcttccgaaaatcaaactcgaccacacacgcaagtcataatacgtattacgaagttgctcgggaTCTTAAGTCGCTGAATGtgacgttaattcttaaaataacaagtcggatcgttacagccCGGTACCCAAACGCTATAAGAGAAAAATACACCTGAAACCTTATATAATTAGAAGCAAAAAATAAACTTTGTGCAATGCTTAAACAAAAAGCACTTTCATATATAACAAGTGTGCCAAGAAGCACAAGTacaagaaatagaaaagaaaaacaacaaaggaaagaaaacaaaaggctAAACTATTGCATCCCCAAAATCCGGGGAAGAGAAACATCTACGCCCCCAGAAGAAGTAGATGGATCTGCCGCGGGATCGAGGTCTTGACCTTCATTAGAAATTGCAAGTGGGAATTTAACAAAGCTGAAAAATATTACTTCCTCTATCCCATGTTAGGGGAGGCTCTTTCCTATATTTTCTCtcccaaaataaataatattattttatatttaaaaataatttaactttaaacttttttattttatcattaatAGTGAGAGGATTAGCTACACAATATGACTTGTTTTAGCATACAAATGTCAAAAGTCCTCATTATTCTTAAACTCCATGTCCAATCAATCATTATCACATAAAATGGATGGAGGGAGTACTATTATTGTCTAAATTTGCTGATTATTTGTCTTAAATTTCTGATTTTGTTTTGGTCGAATTGATCAGATTATTTTATGTCACTTTTAGAAAGGGCACGACGAAGAGTTCGTAAGAGATGATTGTGGTCAATActttaaaatcttttttggaTGATGTTAGGACTCAAAGAAGTAATTTGAAGAATTGTTTTTATGAAATAGAGATTACTTATCTTGTTAAGGGCTGCAAAGTTGAAAAATTGGAGGAGAAAATTTATAAATAGAGGATTACATTTTGATTTTATGGGTGTTGCTCATTTGATTTCTTGTCAAGGATGATTAAATGAATGTCTGTTGTTGTTTAAAGTGCTTTATCGGCATAGTTCTATTTTTGGACAATATTTTGAACAATTAGTATTGGGCCAAAACGAAATGGAGGATAACCATTGTCCTATTTCTAAATATTGTCTATAAAAAAAGCATGTTGATTTGCGAACCTTGCACTGTTTGACGAACAATAGTTACAAAtagtaattaaataaattataattactaCACTCTAAactatattattttatgaaaatttctttATCTTTAATCCAACAAAGCCCAAGATAAAATGAAAATTATTGTGTCCACACTTTATGAACTAGTATAACAAAGTTACACTATACATTATTTTTCTCTGCAAAGCAGAGTTATTATCACAAGTAAAAATCACAACTATTCTTTTCTACCATAGATGGGAGAATCCATGTCCactctctctttttatttatttaaaaattcaaaCTAGCACTCATAAATgacaaatacaaaaagaaaaagtaagaaCAAAAGGTATATTCTCCCGCCTGAAAATAGTAGTATTTAGTTCATATATAACAAGGATGAGAAAGACCGAAGTTGAGTCCCCAGAGCTCAAATCTTCCTTTAATGAAATCATAGTAACCTCCCTTCAACGCCAAAGTCTTATTCACCAAAGCATCGCTCACAAATGGGTATGTCAGCAAATTGGCTAGTGATACATTCACAGCTTCCTGCAGTTTATCCATTTCCATTGTTATTTATAAACTACTAGTTGATAAGTAAAAAAAAGACAATTATTAGTGTGAGAACACTATTTTACCTTCTCACAGCATTTGACCTGTTCTTCAAATGTTTTATCCCCATGTTCAGCTAGTACCTTCGCTTTGGCAGGTAATCCAATTTTCACCCAATCCTCAATAAAATCACTACATCATCACATATATGTATTTCTTCAATTAGTAACATAACATAATTAATTGTTCAGTTAAATTCAATTTACTTGACGATACATACGTTGATTCAGAACCATCTTCTGGGAGTTCCATGAGAGCCTTAATACCTCCACAGGCACTGTGGCCAATGACTAAAATATTTTCTACCTTAAGATGGACAACAGCGTATTCGATTATAGCTCCTACTCCCGAGTATTTAGTCTGTTGCAATCCAATTCCAACACAAAAGTCAAGTAAACTATCAAAATTAATACAGAATATATAGAAATTAAACTGATAAATGACCTTGTCATAAGGAGGGACCATGTTGGTGATGTTTCGAGCCATAAAAGCCTCACCGGGCTGAAAATTCAGCACATGGGATGGACTTACTCGTGAATCAGAGCAGGCAAACACCAGAAACTGTTACATGATTGGATACTTGATTTTTCAGCTATAGACAATTAAATTACAAAGTTAAAAATATGTAATATAGATCTTATACCTTGGGTTCCTGTCCTTTCTTGAGTTTATCAAACAGTTCTGGGTTTTTGCTGATACATGAAAGAAATTAGTATTTCAAGGTTCGTTTTATTTAATTATCATTGTATGAAAACTAATGACACACTTTTAACAtgttaaggaaaagaaaaagaagggaaTATAGGGGCTTTACTCATATATCTCTGTTTTGAAATAATAAAAGCCAGTCTTGATCCTTTGAACAGGGTCGAAGGATTTGCAGCCTGTCGTTTGTAACTCTGCTGTGATTTCATCAATTCTTTCTGCTACAACCGGTTCCAGTTCTTCCTTCTCACTTCAATCAAACACCCATAATTAATACTATTGGTTTATATATTAAATTGCTACTTAAGCAAGAAATGTATATTCTTAAGCAAGTGCTATTATGTACCACACTGCATCTATTACTTCTTTAGTAATTATTACTCTATAGTGaatacaaaatttatataaaCATATATGTTACAATATAGTTCAACTACGTAAATATATACATAATCTTTTCTAAGAATAATCattcaaatataaaataatttttcaataacttttatTAAAAACTGTTTAAGCAGctagatatttataaatatttttgttGAAGAAGTTTTAAAACACAACTTTGAACAGGTACTTACAAGGAACAACTTTGGTTCTTTttctaaatatttaaaatatcttACGATTCCTTTTTAAAGCATATTTCAGTTAAAGTTATAGATACGATGGTCCAAATTACCTGAGGAGGTTCTGGAGTGAAACAATGGCCTTCTCGTAACTTCCCTTTGCCATGTCTTCTCTCTGCAATTCCCCATTTTTAGTCAGAATTCAGCAAACATAAGAGCACTGTTTTTTTTTCTCTACTGTATGGTGAAACAATTGGTGAATGGCCTATTTAAAATATGGTCAGAAATAAAATTAGAGGTCGGTATAGATTTCAGAAATGGCAAAAGAGGAACTATGATAATCCATAAGGTGTGCATGTTTAGCACAAAGAAAGTTACAAGCCAAGAAAGACGTTATGAATAGAACAAAGTCCTCATAATACAAATTATGTGGTAGTTAGTCATCACATGTGCAGGATTGGCTAGCTAGTGTACGAGGCTATTTAATTTTATGGATTCATTAATTTTTCATACAATAAGTCAAAGAACCTATTCACATAACATTAAAAGGCTAAAAGATGGCCCTATTACTCGTTTGGCAAGAACTTTAATTTATGCCATTGACATGTCCATTGTCTACTACTCAAAATTCATTTTGACGCAGTGAGATTTGGTAGGTGCTGCTTGGTATTTGTCAATGACAATTGGATTCACTGATAGGAGAAGGAAGCAATCAACTTATTATGTTGTAATAGCTAGTTCATTAGATTTTagtttttctatctttttaataGCTAGTAGCTTCATACAACTTCTATTTTGATTTGGACATCTTGTAAGTTTTGGAcccattttgagattttatttatatattagccactaGGCAAGTGCTGCCGAGTGGtatagttgctaaaaaaataaaaaggtaaaaccCACTTTAAATAAACTTTTATTCCTAAACCATCTCTCTTCCAAAAACCCTCGGACTAATTACTATTTTATAAAACTCTCCTCTTCTTCTCTCAAACAGATGAACTTTTCATGGTTTCTCTAGTCCAAAATTCAACCTTTCAGTATCGAGAATAGTTACTTAATAAGAGCAATTATTTAGTTACATGATATATTATAGTCCAATTAATACTGTTTAGAAAGTAAGACTATCAACTTTTCTTGACTCATTTGGTTCCCTCAATATTGTCTTGGTTCCGTCATTGTATCTCTTCTCTTAACtttttcttcttaaaataatTATGGGTACGAGGGAGAGCAACAGGGATGCTTCTATATAAAAGAAGTGAAGCaagaaaagttttaaaaaattcagACGAAAATACAATAAATGAATTATAATGTAAGAGTAGACAAacggaaaaataaagaaaaacagtAACTGATTTATTAGTATGATATGTTATAAAAACTTAATGGTTCAAgcggaaaaaaaaagagttatataaaataataatgggTCCAAGAGTTTGTGAAAAAGAGATGTGTTTAGGAGTAAAAATTTATTTAGGGTAGGTTTACCTTTAGCAGGTCGGGTTGGATTTATGGGTGAGTTTCTATGTTTTGCTTgggtattaattattttatgtggtctaaaaatataaaaaaagttCACGTGGACTGTCAAGTTAGCTTTTTTCATCGAAAATAATAAGAAATCCGGCTGATTGATCATCAATGTGCAATAGGAATAGTTAAGTGACTTTCTTATTAAAGATAAAAAATTCAGATCATCTCTCCATTTTGGTTGATTTTCAAGTTTATTTAGAGCTACTACATGCACATGAAAGAATTGAAGAGTACACTTCAGAAGAAAATCGCTTCCTTTTTCTCTCGTTTTTATTCTCTAGGTTCTTCATGTGTATCCGAGACAGAAGCTAACTTAATTTTGGAGATTAATGATAACAAGGTAAAAGGTGAATTAATGATAGAGTCACGTATGCTAGCAATGCATTGTTAACAAGATTTACTTGGCTAGATATATAAAAAGACATTAAAATCATCTAATTAAGTTGTATGCACCAAAAATATAATTATGTAAGTATTTAAAATTTTGCATAGAACTGATTATACTCGGAAGAAATAGGTTGTAAAGTGTAGTCGACTATAATTGCAATCAGGCTATATTTAATTTCTCaatgtaaataatttttatactatATTATCATACCGATCAAAGAATATCTATAGGCAAGTTTAAAATGTGGAATTTGTgatcttaaaaataaaataagttaataTGCTCAAATAACTTGATGATATACAAATTCAACGCTATACATTATGTAAACTCtaatataagctatatatatcaatctaagacaaaaagaaagaaggtgAATTAAGAAAAGGTGAGAAGGTATATTTATACCAAAGTGAGGTGATGATGGGAGCAGCAGCGGAAAAGAAGCTGAAGAGTTATTAAGTCTTGCAAAAACAGAGGGGAGAAGAAATTAGCTAGTAACTAATAAAACTAGTTAGTGGGTGGGAAATTTGGGTGTCTTTAGCCTGCAATTTATACTACTCAGTTAGCTAGTGTAACTAGTAAAATTAGTTGCCGTGTCCTCTAtcatctttctttgtttttgtataCATGTCATTATCATCTTTTTATCAAACGTTTTAGGTATGTTACATATAATAGCCAAACGATGAAACTGTTGAAAACGATATTGCTGGGCAAATAGGAATTTCAATCCATTCGATCTAGTCTTCTAGATAATCTTTTAGTGATCACCATATCTCAATTAGCTACTAATGTAAGTGGATTTAAGATTTATTTAAAGtgtaatttttctttatatattagTGAATTTAAATATGTGTTAGCACGTTAGTTGCCAATTTACCAGATAACCAATGAATATAATAGTTTATAAGTACTGACCTCattatataaataattttcagtGTATAAAATTTAAGTTCATTGCAAGTTTATAAAGTCAAGTTAGAGAAAAAGGTCTTTCAGTCTGTCCCTTACAAATGCACAGGCATCCATCCtcattgttttatttttctttttgggttcaaaacgagatatatatatatttgtatatttaATATATGTGTCGTTACAAAAGAATGGACATGTTCATTCTTCATCTCGGTTGGAAAAGATATATAAGAtcttatgtatttatgttactcTCCTGATAATTCTCTTTTAATTTTGTATTAACAAAATAATATTCTACCtagaaattcaaatttaaaactatGCCCCGTTTGTTTataatttgtttttcatttttccaattttgtttttcaaaaatatctttgtccgtgaaattttacaagtttttgaaaaattttcgaaaatgaGTTTTTTGTAAAACCAGAAAGTGGTTTTGACCactatttcaaaattttcaaaaaataattttttcactcacaaaactgcaatattttttcaagta
Proteins encoded in this window:
- the LOC107767796 gene encoding carbonic anhydrase, chloroplastic-like, which encodes MAKGSYEKAIVSLQNLLSEKEELEPVVAERIDEITAELQTTGCKSFDPVQRIKTGFYYFKTEIYDKNPELFDKLKKGQEPKFLVFACSDSRVSPSHVLNFQPGEAFMARNITNMVPPYDKTKYSGVGAIIEYAVVHLKVENILVIGHSACGGIKALMELPEDGSESTDFIEDWVKIGLPAKAKVLAEHGDKTFEEQVKCCEKEAVNVSLANLLTYPFVSDALVNKTLALKGGYYDFIKGRFELWGLNFGLSHPCYI